In Oryza brachyantha chromosome 2, ObraRS2, whole genome shotgun sequence, a single window of DNA contains:
- the LOC102712049 gene encoding serine/arginine-rich SC35-like splicing factor SCL30, whose product MRRYSPPYRSPPRRGYGGRGRSPPRRGYGGRKEQGSGSLLVRNIPLSCRAEDLRVPFERFGPVRDVYLPKDYYTGEPRGFAFVEFVDPYDASEAQYHMNRQVFFGREITVVLAAESRKRPEEMRSRARVRGYSGNEGRRSGHYGRSRSRSRSPRYRGRPRSRSYSPAPRRREDYSASPERKDTHRAKSPRRQPKEHEEDKKRRSYSPGSRDGDPRDADNGFEKRSPPADSDGSPPHRRSPRQSSGSPPGSRSRSADASPARSD is encoded by the exons ATGAGGAGGTATAGCCCACCATATCGCAGTCCCCCAAGGAGGGGATATGGTGGCAGGGGAAGAAGTCCCCCTAGGAGGGGATATGGAGGTCGGAAGGAGCAGGGTTCTGGCAGTCTCTTGGTCCGCAACATTCCTTTAAGCTGCAG AGCGGAGGATCTTCGAGTTCCTTTTGAAAGGTTTGGACCCGTTCGAGATGTTTACCTGCCAAAGGATTATTACACCGG GGAGCCGCGGGGTTTTGCATTTGTGGAGTTTGTTGACCCATATGATGCTTCTGAGGCCCAATATCACATGAATCGCCAGGTGTTTTTTGGTCGGGAGATAACTGTTGTTCTTGCTGCTGAGTCACGGAAAAGGCCAGAAGAGATGCGAAGTAGAGCTAGAGTCAG AGGTTACTCTGGCAATGAAGGTCGTCGTTCAGGGCATTATG GGAGGTCTCGTTCACGTTCTCGCTCTCCCCGCTATCGTGGTCGTCCACGGTCAAG gtcGTACTCTCCTGCTCCAAGACGGCGAGAGGACTATTCCGCATCCCCAGAGAGAAAAGACACACATCGTGCAAAATCTCCTAGGCGTCAGCCAAAAGAACATGAAGAAGACAAGAAGCGGAGATCCTATTCTCCTGGTAGTAGGGATGGGGACCCACGTGATGCTGATAATGGTTTCGAGAA AAGGTCGCCCCCAGCTGACAGCGATGGATCCCCTCCGCATCGGAGGTCCCCTAGGCAATCCTCAGGATCGCCTCCAGGGTCCCGCTCCAGGTCTGCCGATGCGTCTCCTGCCAGGAGTGACTGA